The genomic region TCATCCTCGTTTTGCTCGGCCACGAAATCTAGGAATTCCTCGGAGCGGTATGCCTCTGCAACGGCATTAGCCCACTCGGAATCCACCTGCTCTTCGGTGGTGACAGCCTGCAAAATCAGGTCATCGGTGAGGTCTTCTTGCTCTAGGGCCAAGGCAGGATCAACCTGGGAGGAATACGCGATGGAGCCAGGGATAATGCCCCAGTCCAAGTCGCCGAGCGCACGCGGAATTGTGGCTGAGTCCATGGGCTGGATGTCCAAATTATGCGGGTTTTCCTCAATGTCCGACGGGGTGAGCAAGTTCGGATCGGCATCCTCGTTGACCGTGATCCAGCCCAGCTTAATGAGCAAGCGGAACGCGCGGGTCTGGTTGGAACCATCAGCGGGAATACCCACGGTCTGGCCATCGGCGACATCATCCACGGATTTGAGGTCATTGGAGTAAATCTTGGTCGCCACGGTGGGGATATCGGTGATATTGGCCAAGTCGGAGCCGGTTTCATCATTGAAGACATTCATGTACGCGGTGTGCTGGTCGACGTTAAGATCGACGTCATTTTCACTCAGCGCGACATCGGCCTGACGCAGGTCGGTGAACTCCGTGTAATCAATTTCGTAGCCCTGCTCGCTCAAGATGGGGTCAATGCCCTCGCGGAAAAGCTCGGAATAAGGCCCAGGGGAGGTACCGACACGAATCTGGGTGGTGTCGCCGTCTGCGGCGGAATCACTATCGGACGAGCCGCACGCAGCCAACGTGAACGCGGCGGAGCCTGCCGCGACAACGGCAAGAATTTTCTTCGACATAGGAAAAGCCATGATGAAACCTCTTTTTCGGGAATAGTTAGGGAAACTTCTTGTCTGTCATCACAACCACAAACAAGACCGTTTATTCCATCCAATATAGACCACTTGGTATATTTTGCCCATGTTTACCCCCATTAGGTATAGAAAAAGCACCCAAGCAGGGGTGCCTGGGTGCTTTACGAATTAAGTTAGTAGCTAGCCTTTGGGGACTTTCTCCCCGACGTTGCCAATTCCTTGGGCGAAAATCGTACCGCGCGGCGGCATCCACCCTCCGAACTTGGCCAGTAAGTAAATACTGATGGCAAGCGCCACCGAAATCCAGCCCAGTCCTGCCGTAAAGCCATAGACCACAGCAATTGGTGCGATGACGGTCATGCCGATTTCGAAAGGACCGAAGCCGACGTAGGCCATACCGTATTCCGAAAGCGT from Corynebacterium ammoniagenes DSM 20306 harbors:
- a CDS encoding MetQ/NlpA family ABC transporter substrate-binding protein, with amino-acid sequence MAFPMSKKILAVVAAGSAAFTLAACGSSDSDSAADGDTTQIRVGTSPGPYSELFREGIDPILSEQGYEIDYTEFTDLRQADVALSENDVDLNVDQHTAYMNVFNDETGSDLANITDIPTVATKIYSNDLKSVDDVADGQTVGIPADGSNQTRAFRLLIKLGWITVNEDADPNLLTPSDIEENPHNLDIQPMDSATIPRALGDLDWGIIPGSIAYSSQVDPALALEQEDLTDDLILQAVTTEEQVDSEWANAVAEAYRSEEFLDFVAEQNEDDYWFIPESLQK